The following proteins come from a genomic window of Thermodesulfobacteriota bacterium:
- a CDS encoding PAC2 family protein: MTKNKDQRETASPIKLYKEPELRNPYMIAAWPGMGNVALKAATYMREKLRAEEFGIINPAGFFQSNIVYIRNNLIEPIKLPENKFYYKKNEEAENDIIFFVGDAQPLSGREYEFADMVLDVAERFKVKMVYSFAAFAIDTHYKEKPKVWGVATSKELLEKLENNNVLSMNDGHVGGMNGVILGVAKERGIEGICLLGEMPYYATQIENPRSSQVILEVFAKMIGIKIDMTELEVLARYTESEIEKFFLKIEELKLDQMLEKGGNKGPGYVH, from the coding sequence ATGACGAAAAACAAAGATCAAAGAGAAACCGCTTCACCCATAAAGCTCTACAAAGAACCAGAATTAAGGAATCCCTACATGATTGCAGCGTGGCCTGGCATGGGAAACGTTGCTTTAAAAGCAGCAACCTATATGAGAGAAAAACTGAGAGCTGAAGAATTCGGCATAATAAATCCTGCCGGGTTTTTTCAGTCTAACATAGTCTACATTAGAAACAATCTGATAGAGCCAATAAAACTACCGGAGAATAAATTTTATTATAAGAAAAATGAGGAGGCAGAGAATGACATTATATTCTTTGTAGGAGATGCTCAACCTCTTTCTGGCAGGGAATATGAGTTTGCTGATATGGTTTTGGATGTTGCAGAAAGGTTTAAGGTCAAAATGGTATACTCTTTTGCAGCATTTGCTATAGACACCCACTATAAGGAGAAACCAAAAGTCTGGGGAGTAGCTACCAGCAAAGAACTCCTGGAGAAGTTAGAAAACAATAATGTATTATCTATGAATGACGGTCATGTCGGTGGTATGAACGGAGTAATACTTGGGGTAGCCAAGGAAAGGGGTATAGAAGGTATTTGCCTGCTTGGCGAAATGCCCTACTATGCGACTCAGATAGAAAATCCAAGATCCTCCCAGGTTATACTTGAGGTTTTTGCAAAAATGATAGGCATAAAAATCGATATGACCGAGCTTGAAGTTTTGGCCAGATATACAGAAAGTGAAATAGAAAAGTTCTTTCTCAAAATAGAAGAGTTGAAGTTAGACCAGATGCTGGAGAAAGGTGGTAACAAAGGCCCAGGTTATGTCCATTGA